A region of Rhodamnia argentea isolate NSW1041297 chromosome 9, ASM2092103v1, whole genome shotgun sequence DNA encodes the following proteins:
- the LOC115737000 gene encoding zinc finger CCCH domain-containing protein 45 isoform X2 translates to MSCDSGKDNASVVDSSLTEGKHDMGTLDEPAGSFLTESTDKQNEHQYPSNSEEPPCGHDKRGDSIANRKGRWYSTRYFIIKSLNHHNLQLSIEKGIWATQVMNEPILEEAFHNSGKVILIFSVNMSGFFQGYAQMMSPIGWRRDKLWSQGNGRNNPWGRSFKVKWLRLYDLPFQKTLHLKNPLNDNKPVKISRDCQELPQDVGEALCELLDCDADIDGETRRDSAPLERTSMCSVQGEEYNGPAAHMPWAMPYSSLYYPQHAEAARNNLAYARSGGTLLSDDLAVPSGVSKVPKPKHLQTNGNKPAVSHRDVSPRYDVWGLSIGSPLASTLTEDDFLDMSYEEYLEVHSRSSRNMCLPATKSSWTPKESSRSRKQDIHFPGLASEQSTRKRLHHSSER, encoded by the exons CTGGTTCTTTTCTTACAGAAAGTACAGATAAACAAAACGAGCATCAATATCCCTCTAACTCAGAAGAACCACCATGTGGTCATGATAAAAGGGGAGATTCAATTGCCAACAGAAAGGGTAGATGGTATAGCACTAGGTATTTTATCATTAAGAGTTTGAATCATCACAATCTCCAACTATCAATTGAGAAAGGAATCTGGGCTACTCAGGTCATGAATGAACCCATTTTGGAAGAAGCCTTCCAT AATTCTGGAAAAGTGATTTTAATATTTAGTGTCAACATGAGTGGGTTCTTTCAAGGGTATGCTCAAATGATGTCTCCTATTGGGTGGAGAAGGGACAAATTGTGGAGTCAAGGCAATGGTAGAAATAATCCTTGGGGCCGCAGTTTTAAGGTCAAATGGCTGCGGTTATATGATTTGCCCTTCCAGAAGACTCTTCATCTTAAGAACCCATTAAATGACAACAAACCTGTCAAAATTAGCAGAGATTGTCAG GAGTTACCACAGGATGTTGGAGAAGCTCTTTGTGAGCTGCTTGATTGTGATGCTGATATTGATGGAGAAACTAGAAG GGATTCTGCCCCTCTTGAAAGGACTTCCATGTGTTCGGTGCAAGGGGAAGAATATAATGGGCCTGCAGCACACATGCCGTGGGCTATGCCTTATTCTTCTCTGTACTATCCACAACATGCTGAAGCTGCCAGAAACAATTTAGCGTATGCAAGATCTGGAGGCACCTTACTTTCTGACGACTTAGCTGTCCCATCTGGAGTATCAAAAGTTCCAAAACCAAAACACCTTCAGACAAATGGAAATAAGCCTGCTGTATCGCATCGGGATGTATCTCCGCGGTATGATGTATGGGGTTTGTCCATTGGAAGCCCTCTTGCTAGTACCCTGACGGAAGACGACTTTCTTGACATG TCATATGAAGAATACCTGGAAGTCCATAGCAGAAGCAGCAGAAATATGTGCCTTCCT GCAACAAAATCATCTTGGACACCAAAGGAATCGTCAAGAAGTAGAAAACAAGATATACATTT TCCGGGTCTCGCATCTGAACAGAGCACAAGGAAGAGGCTGCACCATTCTTCGGAGAGATGA
- the LOC115737000 gene encoding zinc finger CCCH domain-containing protein 45 isoform X1, with product MSCDSGKDNASVVDSSLTEGKHDMGTLDEPAGSFLTESTDKQNEHQYPSNSEEPPCGHDKRGDSIANRKGRWYSTRYFIIKSLNHHNLQLSIEKGIWATQVMNEPILEEAFHNSGKVILIFSVNMSGFFQGYAQMMSPIGWRRDKLWSQGNGRNNPWGRSFKVKWLRLYDLPFQKTLHLKNPLNDNKPVKISRDCQELPQDVGEALCELLDCDADIDGETRRDSAPLERTSMCSVQGEEYNGPAAHMPWAMPYSSLYYPQHAEAARNNLAYARSGGTLLSDDLAVPSGVSKVPKPKHLQTNGNKPAVSHRDVSPRYDVWGLSIGSPLASTLTEDDFLDMSYEEYLEVHSRSSRNMCLPATKSSWTPKESSRSRKQDIHLSPGLASEQSTRKRLHHSSER from the exons CTGGTTCTTTTCTTACAGAAAGTACAGATAAACAAAACGAGCATCAATATCCCTCTAACTCAGAAGAACCACCATGTGGTCATGATAAAAGGGGAGATTCAATTGCCAACAGAAAGGGTAGATGGTATAGCACTAGGTATTTTATCATTAAGAGTTTGAATCATCACAATCTCCAACTATCAATTGAGAAAGGAATCTGGGCTACTCAGGTCATGAATGAACCCATTTTGGAAGAAGCCTTCCAT AATTCTGGAAAAGTGATTTTAATATTTAGTGTCAACATGAGTGGGTTCTTTCAAGGGTATGCTCAAATGATGTCTCCTATTGGGTGGAGAAGGGACAAATTGTGGAGTCAAGGCAATGGTAGAAATAATCCTTGGGGCCGCAGTTTTAAGGTCAAATGGCTGCGGTTATATGATTTGCCCTTCCAGAAGACTCTTCATCTTAAGAACCCATTAAATGACAACAAACCTGTCAAAATTAGCAGAGATTGTCAG GAGTTACCACAGGATGTTGGAGAAGCTCTTTGTGAGCTGCTTGATTGTGATGCTGATATTGATGGAGAAACTAGAAG GGATTCTGCCCCTCTTGAAAGGACTTCCATGTGTTCGGTGCAAGGGGAAGAATATAATGGGCCTGCAGCACACATGCCGTGGGCTATGCCTTATTCTTCTCTGTACTATCCACAACATGCTGAAGCTGCCAGAAACAATTTAGCGTATGCAAGATCTGGAGGCACCTTACTTTCTGACGACTTAGCTGTCCCATCTGGAGTATCAAAAGTTCCAAAACCAAAACACCTTCAGACAAATGGAAATAAGCCTGCTGTATCGCATCGGGATGTATCTCCGCGGTATGATGTATGGGGTTTGTCCATTGGAAGCCCTCTTGCTAGTACCCTGACGGAAGACGACTTTCTTGACATG TCATATGAAGAATACCTGGAAGTCCATAGCAGAAGCAGCAGAAATATGTGCCTTCCT GCAACAAAATCATCTTGGACACCAAAGGAATCGTCAAGAAGTAGAAAACAAGATATACATTT AAGTCCGGGTCTCGCATCTGAACAGAGCACAAGGAAGAGGCTGCACCATTCTTCGGAGAGATGA
- the LOC115737000 gene encoding zinc finger CCCH domain-containing protein 45 isoform X3, whose translation MSCDSGKDNASVVDSSLTEGKHDMGTLDEPESTDKQNEHQYPSNSEEPPCGHDKRGDSIANRKGRWYSTRYFIIKSLNHHNLQLSIEKGIWATQVMNEPILEEAFHNSGKVILIFSVNMSGFFQGYAQMMSPIGWRRDKLWSQGNGRNNPWGRSFKVKWLRLYDLPFQKTLHLKNPLNDNKPVKISRDCQELPQDVGEALCELLDCDADIDGETRRDSAPLERTSMCSVQGEEYNGPAAHMPWAMPYSSLYYPQHAEAARNNLAYARSGGTLLSDDLAVPSGVSKVPKPKHLQTNGNKPAVSHRDVSPRYDVWGLSIGSPLASTLTEDDFLDMSYEEYLEVHSRSSRNMCLPATKSSWTPKESSRSRKQDIHLSPGLASEQSTRKRLHHSSER comes from the exons AAAGTACAGATAAACAAAACGAGCATCAATATCCCTCTAACTCAGAAGAACCACCATGTGGTCATGATAAAAGGGGAGATTCAATTGCCAACAGAAAGGGTAGATGGTATAGCACTAGGTATTTTATCATTAAGAGTTTGAATCATCACAATCTCCAACTATCAATTGAGAAAGGAATCTGGGCTACTCAGGTCATGAATGAACCCATTTTGGAAGAAGCCTTCCAT AATTCTGGAAAAGTGATTTTAATATTTAGTGTCAACATGAGTGGGTTCTTTCAAGGGTATGCTCAAATGATGTCTCCTATTGGGTGGAGAAGGGACAAATTGTGGAGTCAAGGCAATGGTAGAAATAATCCTTGGGGCCGCAGTTTTAAGGTCAAATGGCTGCGGTTATATGATTTGCCCTTCCAGAAGACTCTTCATCTTAAGAACCCATTAAATGACAACAAACCTGTCAAAATTAGCAGAGATTGTCAG GAGTTACCACAGGATGTTGGAGAAGCTCTTTGTGAGCTGCTTGATTGTGATGCTGATATTGATGGAGAAACTAGAAG GGATTCTGCCCCTCTTGAAAGGACTTCCATGTGTTCGGTGCAAGGGGAAGAATATAATGGGCCTGCAGCACACATGCCGTGGGCTATGCCTTATTCTTCTCTGTACTATCCACAACATGCTGAAGCTGCCAGAAACAATTTAGCGTATGCAAGATCTGGAGGCACCTTACTTTCTGACGACTTAGCTGTCCCATCTGGAGTATCAAAAGTTCCAAAACCAAAACACCTTCAGACAAATGGAAATAAGCCTGCTGTATCGCATCGGGATGTATCTCCGCGGTATGATGTATGGGGTTTGTCCATTGGAAGCCCTCTTGCTAGTACCCTGACGGAAGACGACTTTCTTGACATG TCATATGAAGAATACCTGGAAGTCCATAGCAGAAGCAGCAGAAATATGTGCCTTCCT GCAACAAAATCATCTTGGACACCAAAGGAATCGTCAAGAAGTAGAAAACAAGATATACATTT AAGTCCGGGTCTCGCATCTGAACAGAGCACAAGGAAGAGGCTGCACCATTCTTCGGAGAGATGA